gcattttattttttcattcaaTACTAATTTTCTTTATGTAGTAACAATCTTCTTTTTGATTTTCATTGTTAGCTTCATCAAAATGATAAAAATGATAGCTTTGTGTAATACTCAATATTGGACCATATGTTTGCACTTTTATGTACTTACAAATAATTATTCCATTTAAATATTCAATTTTGTATCTTTTTATAATATTGtaatttatttttgttattttgattGCAAGGGTATTCCTCTAACAACACacttaatttattttcattttttttttcttcaaccaAGAGAGCAAGAGTCAAGAAGATCGCGTGTGAAAGTAAAAGTGCAACCTTGAGAACTAAGGAGTGGGATTTGATTTTTTATATTTGCTTTGCAATCCCGAAGATAAGTTTTCTGTTCTTCCCATGAAAATGGTTGTAAAAATGTCGTTTAATTTATGATTACTTCAGTTTCTTTCTATAAAATGCATTTACAAATTTCTCTTTTGAAGGTTAGTAGATGATAAGAAATCATGTTCTAAAAGCATTCATATATTTTATAACTTTAGTTCTTTACATTTTGGGAATTTCTTTGTAAAAATACTATATGTTGGTAAACTTATATATGGAGAAGAGGAGTATCATTTCATGCCCATTTGACAACTTTAATGGTCTGAATGAACTCTTAGTTTTAAAAGTTGAAAATAAAAGGCAAACATCCAAGTAACATCTGAGTCTCCTAGATGGTATTATGGAGGTTTAGATGAGACGAGAAGAAACTCTTAATAAAATTGCATAGCATTTCTGAGAAGAATGATCAAATTGTGTCACAAATGACAATCAAAGAGTTTCAAATCACTTTAGAATTTTATGCGACATACATAAGTTTCTAACCCATTGACAACTCTCAACAgatatttatataattttttaaaaaaaattgagtctTATTCATTTTAATACTCTTTGAATTTTTCTTAATTAAATAAAACTTAAATACACTTCATATATTGAAAATAAGTATATGCTCtaattctttaaaaaaatattaattaatccAAAAGTATGGTATTTATAAATGATTCATTCTCATAAAAGAGAGATAATTTCTAAATTATTTATTAGcatgttattttttttatataattgatTTATGTTTATATGATCGTGCGAAGCGCGGGCGAATTCATTAGTGACAGATTAAAAGGACTTAAGGGAGTATTATTTGTAGAGTAAATTGATGTTATTCCAATGTCCTAATTGAAAGAACAATAAGCAAACATTTTGCCCCAAAAGAAGAGAAGCTTGAAAACAATATAGCTTCTCATATAAAAGAAGCATCAGCTCTGAGACATAAATTAACACCTCTGTATATCATTGCTATGGTTCTCTATCGTGACATACATCGACACCCTAATTCATAGATAAAGAAACTTGTAGCAGATTTAGACACCGCATTTTCTCATTATTCTTTCATATAAATAATCTAACAAAAAATACCATAAGCAGCAGTTAATAATTTAAGTACGAGCTCGAATTGTTTGTTCCAAACCGACAATTTGTGTGGTCACTTTTTCGGACTCAAAAGTCACCCTTAATTAAAGGATCCCAGAAGATTGAAAATTATGAGACAAAAAGAAGCATAACACAATATTGTGTAAGTTGTACGAGACCAAAAAAAAATCCTCCAAATCAAAACGAAACGAGGTTTAGTTGATTAGTTACGTCACATTCCAATCTAAGATCATAAAAAATCAAAGGCAAGGAAAAAGAGGACAGCTGGCTTTGTTTGAGTAAAATAATAAATTCATTTCTTTTAATAATAACAATTACGGTTAGAAGTAAAACTAGGATTCAACTTGCTTTTAGTGATATTTCCAAAATTATAATTGCacattatgaaaaaaaaaaagtgatattaTTTAAGACAGTTTAATTTTTTGGTCCGTATTATGTGAGACAATTGACTTTATTGGAGTTTAGGTGTGACTCAAGGGTAAGACTAGCAAAGCCTTTGCTTTAGGCCTGCAAACTTTTAAAGCCCACAATTATTTTACCAATGAATTATCGTATTAGTTTCTCTTATATAATAATGAAAATCGTCAAAAGAAGTATgaaatatatataacaaaagaaagatattttaaaactttgaactaaattacctaaattttcatattattaaataatttttttacaacaatattcaaaataatgtGTTTAAACACAAGGCAAACAACTTATTGACTTGAATTGATCCTCGCCATTATAAATACTAATGTTACTATATGAAGTAAAAGACAATAAGTATGACAAAATAAAGTTTCAACTAGTTTTATGGACTCCGTTGAAAGAAGATAGTTGAACCTCTCACTCAGACTCAGTATTTAACTGTCGGATTTGTTTGTTCTTGCCTAATTAAGACAATCAAAACTTAAGTTACTAATGTTTAAAAAATCACGACGTataaatttttaaatatgtaCACTCCATTGTTGTTGGAGCACACGGTGATGGCGGAAGGAAAAATGGtagtttagtttttttttctttttctttggatAGTAACTGACTAGGCCGCTCATTAACAAAACAAAACTCCTTTGTGTCAGCTCTTATTTGGTTGGTTCAGTGTTCCTTAGGTGTAATGGGCAATAACAACATTAACAGTTTCAACAGTACAATTCTGTTATAGTATTCTAGAAAGAACAAGAGAGCCAGGAAATTTGAATTCTCCTTTTTAATCCCTCTGTGATTTTTCTTAGTAAAACCCTCGTGCAGTTCATCgctccatttccaattttccattTCCAACATGGCAAGAAATCCTAGGTATGCATGTTGGGGGATTAAGGAGGTAAGTAGTCCTTTCCCCAGCTGAGCAACTAAGAAACATACATATAGTTGAAAGAAAACAACTAGAACAGtacctttttttcatttttttaaaaaaaaagcagTACTCGTATTTATTATAACATTACATGGAGAAAAAATTCCAGCTCAATTTTAACTTGTATTTTCCATTTTAAAGTTTATGTTACTAATTACGTTGTAGTTCAACTATAATTCATATCGTATTCACTACTTGCATGAGACATACACACAATGTACGTGTCTAGAAACTAGTTCATTAATAAAACATCTCAAAGATAGTACAATACTACTTTGAAAACAATGTAGCTTCTCAAATACACAAGCAGCAGCTCTAAGACACAACTTGATACCTCTATATGGTAGTTATTACTACTATTGAAGGAAAATTAATTTATCCACAAACTCAATAATTCTCTCTTACTTTCATGAAAATAGCTGGGTGCACTCGTATTTATAATAGTGCAAAATCTAATTTAGCTAACAACTAGAAAAGCAATTCTTATATTATCCAATTTAAATACGAATTAAATAAATACCCAAATCTTAAACAAATTGAATTTCCTACTCCAACTTTGAATTTTTCTTCCAACAATTATTGTGACGATGGTGAGACAGACTGACACAAAGATTCATAGATAAAGAAGCTTGTAGCAAATTTAGACGCTACATTTTCTCGTTATACATGCATATAAATAATCTAACAAGAATTACCGTACGAAGTACTTAATTAATTAGACACGAGCTCGAATAGTTCGTTCGAAACCAACAACTGGTGTGGTCACGAACTCCCCAAATATTATGTCTTTCTCCAATGCTTGTATTGTCTCTGAAGAAAGGCAAATCTCAAGAACCATGCTCCCCTCTTCTAGCCCAGCTGACGCTGTTATTTTCCCCTCTAACATATTCCCCACGCCACTTCTATGCGCAATCGGCTTTCCCCAGCCAAAATCATACTTGTAAAAATCGAATCGCGGAGAATTGTGCAGCATAAAGTAATTGCTTGGCAAATCGCCCAATTTTACTACCTCAGGGTCATTCATCCAATTCTCGTATATGCACTTCAACTTTTCATGATCATGGGAAGCAATCATCTCATTAACTTGCAAAGCAACCCATCCTAGTCCATGCTCAAGTAGCTCTCCCGTCTTGATCGTTACGGTACCAGGGTAAATTGCATTTCCAAAAAACCCTTCAGGTAAAGGAGGATTCAATCTTTCCCTCATGTCAATGGATACCTCAAAAGTAGTTTCTTGACTGTTATCAAGACTACGACAACGTATTACAGATCTCCAAACATGAGCCAATACAGCTTGAAGAGACGAAATTTTGGTGGTGTTCATTTCAAGATTGGCCTTGGCTTTTAGCTTGGCTACACTTTCTTTCATAAAATGAAATACCCTTTCTCGTAGCATTGGTGGTGGACTGAATCTATGACCTGCACTGATTCTTTCATTTGGTATACAAATGCGATTAGAGAAATGATTGATTTTGAAAGGGAATTGACGTTTCAaaaaaggaatttttgagataaCATTAAAACCTCGGGATATCTCAGTCCAAGAATTGTAAAAATGCCAAAAAGAAGTTCCGTCCACCACCACATGGTTGTTTGAGCAGCCAATGAATATGCCATCCTCAAGCTCAGTTACTTGCACTGCAAAACAAGGTTGGGAGGTAGCCTCTTGGTTTCGGACTCCATTTAGTGGGAAGAAATCGCGTACCACGTCTGGATTGTAATCTGACTCCAGGATGTTACTGACTCTAATACCATGTGCAGTTGCATGGCTGAGTTGAGCACCAGCATTGTTACACTTGATGAAGAAAGAAGTGGTGCCATTCTGCTCGTTTTTGGTTGTGTCAAGGCGGCCGCAGAATGGAGGGAAGAAATCTAAAGCTCGAGATAGTGAAGCTCTAAGATGATCAATCAAGGAACTGGTGCTGGTTGCTTTTGATATATCTCTAATTTGTTCAAATGTAGGCCTGGAGAAGAGGAGTCCAGTTTGAAAGTAGTCAATTTGAAGCTCAAGAATGTCCCACGGTGTCAACTCAATCTTAGAATCTGGATGGTGCTCTTCAATTAGACACCTTCCAGCTTTAACTGTCCATGTTGAAATGATGGATACCTTGGAGGCCATAGTTTTCAATCACCCGTCACACCCTCTTTtaacctcaaaaaaaaaaaaaaaaaaaaaaaaagggatcaaAGGGTTTCAAAATGAAAGTGAAAATGTTTCATGAAGGGATTTATTTAAAGAAAATGAGTCATTACTTGACACAGAGTTTTGGTATATTGTCAAGTCACCTATTTAAACAAATTCCCGTTTGAAATAAGTTTGACTCCAAAACTGATTTGCGACAGAGATTTCGTTTAAGGAATTTTGAAGACCGAGGGATTAGATCCTTCTCGGCGTCTAACTCTATCGACTTATATGGAATTTCAATTGAATAAACTTCAACGACACACAAACACGACATACATAATAGGCTTAAAATTGTCTCCACTCATAGAAGGAAAAGAAAGACTGAAAGTAAATCTAGTATACACTACTTGATGATCTGACTTGCTTTGTTGCAAGTACTCAGGGCATACCTCAGCAAAATCATTAATTTCCTAAGGGACAACCTTTCTCCTTTAAATCACACGATTCAAACACACATAGACGAAAACTAATGTTTGCCTATCCATGTTTTCAGGACAGCCCAACTACTTCAACTGTTCATGTGAACCCTAAATGAGACTGTTATTGTCTTATTGATCCATTTAAATCATTAATAAACTAAAAATAGCTTCCTCAATCTCGACGAATGCTTATTCATAGACTATTATGAGTTCAAGATAGACCGCTATGGTGAAATTGGTAGACACGCTGCTCTGAGAAGTAGTGTTAATGCATCTCGGCTCGAGTCTATAATTTCAAACTTCACAATTATTTGTAACTGCGGACAAGTGTTGTAAGCATGCTGTCTCATTCAAACATTTGAGATTCCAACTAAAGGAACAAATTTTTCAAATAAATATCAAAGCATAATAGAAATGAATTGTGTGTAAATAACAAGCAAACACCATTGCAAAAATTCAAAAGTGATGAAGAGAATAGAACAAGATAGAAGTGAACCTGTGTATTTGGGAAGTCTGGAAGTAAAAGGGGGTGTTTGGACGAGTGGATTCCGGCTATGGAGATGGCGGTTTAGTCATTAGTGGTTTTTCAATGTTGGAATTCTCTAAGACTTGATGGGTGCGTTATGATATGACTTCTGGATGTGTATCTAATTTGTTTTGCTCCCCTGATTTTTATTACTGtatataaaaagggattaagaTCCAGTTCAGTACAACTCCCTTCGGTATgggagtccggaatcaaaataacccaaaaaaaaagggTATGAATTAAAATACCCTAGGAGAAAAAACAGATACAAAAGTACCTTtgacgcatgaaaatcatgcgttaaagatatacCTTTTTTGGTCAAATTGTGTGGTAagctttaacgcatgattttcatgcgttaaagctttatcccttttttttttaaaaaaatctttctttctttccttcttttttcctttctttcacactttttttacatactttagacatagattaatcatgcttcgagactccaaaacttgaatattttatatagaactctatttatttttgtgcgattaataaggtaggctcaacacatcaaggatacacaaaacttcggattgtcgttttagtggttgaaaagtgctcgaagtccatttttgtttgaagacttgttgtcattagctttaagttatttatgttttagggttacacattatttttatattaatgcgtaactttatttttagtgattataactttatttttataatcaattaacaaaatatcaattcatgatcaattatttatgtgtaatttttatttatttttttgcgtTATACCCTTCAACCTCCAACTAATTGGAATTTGCAacttaaataacccaaaaagtgaatttgggtaccaaaataacccattaaaaaatcttttgcgcactaatttatttgtaagttggtgaaattttaaatggtcataaaTTTGTACTCGGATGTCCATttgatgcgatttttttttattttgggtattttttccAGATCCATGCGTCTGAACTGCCGCAAGGCTGTTCGGCCGCCCGAATTTTCGAAAAACGTcagttatcccattcaatttcaattttctccCAAATTAGTGTgcaattttcatttatttcttttttaaatctaatggcgaaaaatatatttcaattccaaaatcccgtgataatgatgttttcaatgtcaatttcaaggttccaaattcaatttaagaaaacaagttagatagcattagtgaacatacaaaataataaaaagtgtctacattGTTACTTTAACCAACTTGGCATGGTGGTAAAGCCTTTGACTTTTGACTTTTTTTAATCTCATTCACCAGGGATCAAACCTCAGTGGAAGCGTTGAGAAGATATTATTAGTAAAAAaatgaactaatttatttaacgattgacatgggataaacaagtaaataatatgggaaaaacaatttcagaaataaatatattaataatgccataattaacaaataattaacggagatccatggaggtgtcgtatttgtaaatactaaattattcattattcttgaaattaactaaaaaaaatctctAATTAGAACTTACTTAACTAGGATAAGTTATGGAGGATTTAAGTAGTTATTTTGAATAATCCATGATATTGTATTGTCAATTATAATTTACTTAACTCATCTAGTTAAAGTAATAACGAAAATATCATGGATTGACAATACAATATCATAACTTTATCATTATAATTGACAATACAATATCATGGATTATTCAAAATAACTACTTAAATCCTCCATAACTTATCCTAGTTAAGTAAGTTCTaattagagatttttttttagttaatttcaagaataatgaataatttagtatttaaatacgacacctccatggatctccgttaattatttgttaattatggcattattaatatatttatttttgaatttttttccccatgttatttacttgtttatcccatgtcaatcgttaaataaattagttcatttttactaataatatcttgtcaatcgttaaataaattagttcattTTTTTACTAATAATATCTTCTCAACGCTCCCGCTGATGTTTGATCCCTGGTGGATGAGATTAAAAAAAGTCAAAGCCAAAGGCTTTACCACCATGCCAAGTTGGTTAAAGTAACaatgtagacactttttattattttgtatgttcactaatgctatctaacttgttttcttaaattgaatttggaaccttgaaattgacattgaaaacatcattatcacgggattatggaattgaaatatatttttcgccattagatttaaaaaagaaataaatgaaaattgcacactaatttgggggaaaattgaaattgaatgggataactgACTTTTTTTCGAAAATTCGGGGCGGCCAAACAGCCTTGCGGCAGTTCAGACGCATGGATCTggaaaaaatacccaaaataaaaaaaaaaaatcgcatcaaATGGACATCCGAGCACAAAtttatgaccatttaaaatttcaccaacttataaataaattagtgcgcaaaaggttttttaatgggttattttggtacccaaatccactttttgggttatttaagtTGCAGACTCCAATTAGTTGGGGGTTGAAAggtataacgcaaaaaaaaataaaaaaaattacacataaataattgatcatgaattgatattttgttaattgattataaaaatatagttataatcactaaaaataaagttacgcattaatataaaaataatgtgtaaccctaaaacataaataacttaaagctaatgacaacaagtcttcaaacaaaaatggacttcgagcacttttcaaccactaaaacgacaatccgaagttttgtgtatctttgatgtgttgagcctaccttattaatcgcacaaaaataaatacggttctatataaaatattcaagttttagagtctcgaagcatgattaatcgatgtctaaagtatgtaaaaaaagcgtgaaagaaaggaaaaaagaaggaaagaaagaaagaattttttttttaaaaaagggataaagctttaacgcatgaaaatcatgcgttaaagctTATCACACAATTTGACCAAAAATGGGACACcgttaacgcatgattttcatgcgttaaaggacttaacggctccgtccgcgttaagtcctttaacgcattattttcatgcgttaaagatacttttgtacccattttttttcctgggatattttggttcatacccttttttttagggttattttggttccggactcccgATGGAGCCTTCGATTATTGACACGTGTCCCAAGTTAGTTTAGATGTACAAGATCTATTTGGTCTTAACTATAGTTAAATTTGTTCCTCACTTTCATAACCCAGaacaaatctctctctctctgcttaaccttcttcactttcttctctCTTCCTCCTTTCTCGAGTTTTATTctcctcttctctctctctttcttctgCATTTCTCTGTTTATAGATTTGGTAATTAATGATCTTCCATTGTTCCCAAATATTCAAAGTCCATGGACGGCATTATTCAGAAATGTGATCTTGGATAAATGATAATGCTGTGCCACACGTATATATTATGTCTCCTCCTTCTACGGATATATTATTTCTTGTAGCATCACTGCCGTCCACTGTTCCCAAATATTCAAAGTCCACAGGTATATATTATGAAATAATTTCCTAAATGATAGCAGGGACTTTGTGCACAGAATGTTAAATCGAATCGTGAAGATGCATAATGCTTTTGCATCTCAAAGTATCGAGTAGTAAACTTGAACATATCACGTATAGATTAAAAAATGCTTTAAATTATAAGCCTGAATTTGACCTTCTTTTTAAAAATCCTTCAGAGAAATGAAGCTTGAAAGTAAACAGAAGTGAGCCATCTTGAAATTGAcgaaaaagaaaaatagaaggaCAAAAATCTAAGTTAGATAAAGAAGTAAAGAGGAGCCGAAGAGGGAAGATACAAGTGTTTATTAAAGTTACTAGTGAAGCACTCAAAAAACATTGGGCTGGTTTTAGGTGGCTGCTAAGATATAAATCATTTATAATAATATTAATGGATTATTATAAAGAGCAAGTGGGAATAACGATCAAGTAAATACCCATGCACGTGATAACTGACCAGTCATAGAATGTTAGGAGCTGTTTGGTGAATGCATCTTGAcctcaaaataagaaaaaatggATTCAAAGAATCTAGGCACAACCACCATCAATTAAATAAAGGGACAAAACTTTTTCTTTGTTATTTTATTGGCTAGTTGGGACTTTAGAATTTTTTTAATGTCAACTTGCTATCTGAAAGTTTGGACCCGACAAAAAACCAAAGAAAATGCTCACTTCCTCCAATAAGGAGCTTCTTACAAAGATCATGATTAAGGAAACAAAGACAATGATATTATCTATTGTTCATTGGGCAGCTCATTGGAGCCCAATTGGCAACTTGCTCTACTAAATTACTAATAATAATGCAAAAATGACCCCGTAATCTCTACTTGCACAATATTCGTATAAAATTACAAAGGCCATAAACATCTTTCGTGCCCCTAAAAGTTCCTTAAGTCTTTCTATCCTACCCCTTAAGTTTCATTCTAAGTAAATATGGAACATAGGAAGTATATAGTTAACTAATTTTTCACTACTTTTAGTATTGCTGGAAATTTCGATCAAGTTGGAAAGCTTTGAATAAATAACTTATTCACATGAATTATAAAGTATTCACTCCTTTTCAATATCCTAGTAGCTTATGTAGCAGTATTTAATTGGATACAGAGTAGGAATAAAATACGGACTTTTAGCACAAGTATCCTTAGAATTTACCGTCTAAAACATGCAATTACATTTCTATGGCATAAAAGCATATcaataagaataaaataaaataaaaattaaagaattTTAATCTATCAAAACAGACCATTCTTCTtggaataaattttaaaaagaaacagTGATACATAAAATGGAACAAATGGAATTAATATATTTTTAAGTTgttacttgttttatttattaattatttattatgaACTTTTTTTGGGCTGAAGAGAAGAGAACTACAACTTAACTAATAGAAGACTCTTGTGCTCAACTGAGCATTCAACCTCTAATGCATCAATTACAATAAGGTGGAAAATAAATATAAAGGAACCCAGGCACCACTTGATTGACCCATTCAAGTTTGACATTAATGAACATGACTTAGTTCAGACACAAATTAACTTAGACTAATAATAATGTTAAAGCTCTAATATTATACCTAAAACTAAGCTATTGATGTAGTATTTTTTAAAGATTTTGATAGAGATTAAATTGCCTTATTTCGTGGTCAAAACATACACATATTGTATGTCCTATTCCAAATCAATATATATTGTCGGACAAAGATCATAGAAACCACCTTTTATTTGAAACAGACTCTATTATATACCAAAAAAGTTGTAGAGTTTTTGACAGTTGATAATAAACACACAGTTTTTCTAACTCCCAACCTAATATCAAATCAAATTTTGCAAGTTGCACCACTCTTTCTTCCTTCCCTGCTTCTAAGGATCTAGCCATTATAATAGGTCAAATGTTTTTTGAGAAATTGTGTGGTCAGTAACGCACGGTTTGAAATTCGATAGATAATGAGTCGGTCTCTCTAATTTTCTTCACTTAAATACTAGACTCTTGTCGAATGTGAAAGTAATTCACACATTACCGTTGCACTCTTATCATTAGACCAAAACCCGagctaaaaaaaatcaaaatttgacTCCTGCCCCTCAATTCGATATAGTTAAAAGAACCAAGTAATAATACCCTCAAATATGGAGTAACACTACACGTTCACAACACATGAATAATCAAATGGTGGAACAATTAATAATCCTcaaaatttgtgaatattcataGACAGAGATTAGAAGTGCACATAACAAGTAATTAACGGTTAAATATGCGTAGTCAGATACTATAAGGactaaaattaattttttgtcaATAATTGAGGGATTTAAAGTGtaattaattcaaaaaaaaaaaaagaaaaaaaaagaggccctaTTATTAGTGCTTATTATGCCTTATGAGATTCTATCTTATTGAAGAGGGATCCAGCATGATCAATTAATTTATATTATAACTAGATGATTGGTGCCCGTGCAAGGCACGGGCCTATGCCCGACACTATCCTTTGTAAGTTTGTATTATTAGCACTTCACAAGATTGATAAAAAGAAATTCAATATCAAAACACTAAAAAAGGAAACTTCGGCAAAATGAGTACAACATATTAACACTTCATAGTTTTTCTTGGATTTAGGAACAAAGTTCTACATTGGTTTCCGAGCTTAAATTCTGGTACTGTCATGGGGTTTCACTTTGATCTCAAGTGAGTGGCTGTCAAAGTTTTCAGAAAAATTTTCTTCTTCAAGCGGTAGTCTGCACATCTTTTCAGTTCCGCCAATACCATCTGCAGCTTTAAACAACCGATAACAAATATATACATGCGTATCTGGTTTGTTTGTTTTGTTAGAGCACAGTAGTTGCAGACTGGATAGAAAGTAAACACCAATCAATTAAAAGATATTGAAACATAGATAGAAGAGAGCCAAAAATATATTTTATCCTTCTTACGACAGCAAGATAATATAAGAGGACGTAAAGTACAATATTCAATATAAACCAGTACCCAGAAATCCAAGAAGTTTTAAGGAGGACATATCCGTTTCCAATTTTCAACAGAAAAGAaagctttcttcttttttttttaatatattttaaaatactGATAAATCACAAAACTATTGTACCCCATTCAAAGCCTTTTGAAAAGGAATAAGACGGTAGATCAAGTGAAATTCATTGCAGAATAACTCCACAACAGATCCAGTTCGTCTGATCTAATTATTTGTATCCAAGAAATAGAAATTACCCGTTTTCCATCAAGAAATCAATAACTTTTACCACTTTACATAGATCTCAAAACAGAAACCCACATGCATCTGACGACTTTCTTGACTTTTCAACATAACTGAAACCAATATAACATTTACAAAGGAATAGAAAAGAAAAACATAGAAGGATATAGACAGCAGATCTTGCAGGCTTATCATTATGCCATCCAAGTTTCATTTAATTGTATTGCAAATATTAGTATCGCTGGCTTAGACctttaaaaagagaaaaatagatATTCTTCCCTACATTGTGTCTATTATACATGAAGGCACTTCATTGAGAACTAAAAGCAGCACCATCACATGTTCAGAAACTAAAGTTTAGGGAACAaaaaagaacaacaacaacaacaacaacaacaacaacaagcccagtataatcccactatgtggggtctggggagg
The sequence above is a segment of the Lycium barbarum isolate Lr01 chromosome 6, ASM1917538v2, whole genome shotgun sequence genome. Coding sequences within it:
- the LOC132598941 gene encoding protein ENHANCED PSEUDOMONAS SUSCEPTIBILITY 1-like, with protein sequence MASKVSIISTWTVKAGRCLIEEHHPDSKIELTPWDILELQIDYFQTGLLFSRPTFEQIRDISKATSTSSLIDHLRASLSRALDFFPPFCGRLDTTKNEQNGTTSFFIKCNNAGAQLSHATAHGIRVSNILESDYNPDVVRDFFPLNGVRNQEATSQPCFAVQVTELEDGIFIGCSNNHVVVDGTSFWHFYNSWTEISRGFNVISKIPFLKRQFPFKINHFSNRICIPNERISAGHRFSPPPMLRERVFHFMKESVAKLKAKANLEMNTTKISSLQAVLAHVWRSVIRCRSLDNSQETTFEVSIDMRERLNPPLPEGFFGNAIYPGTVTIKTGELLEHGLGWVALQVNEMIASHDHEKLKCIYENWMNDPEVVKLGDLPSNYFMLHNSPRFDFYKYDFGWGKPIAHRSGVGNMLEGKITASAGLEEGSMVLEICLSSETIQALEKDIIFGEFVTTPVVGFERTIRARV